A region of the Larus michahellis chromosome 4, bLarMic1.1, whole genome shotgun sequence genome:
TCAGTCTGAGGAAGAGTCTTTGCAGGTGCTTGAGGTTGGTGGTGGCTGAGCATCAcacttccccctgctccccaatCCTGGGCAGGCCCTACTGAGAGAAATACGCACAGGGGCTGGTCTTTAACTGGGAGATTGACACGTTTAGATGTTTTCCGCAACACTTGCAGCGCTCTCTGTTCTGAGCTGGTGCAGCCTGCTCTGTGTGGAGCTGAGAACGGAGGGCATTTGGAGACCcgctttcttttccctgctggctgctgtggCCGTGAGTTAGCtctctgcccttctccttccaGTCTGAGTTTGCTGAGTGATCTGAAAGACCTGAACAGGCGAGAGCGAGCAGAGCTGAGGCGACGAACCATCCTACTGCTCTACTACCTGCTGAGATCTCCTTTCTATGACCGATATTCAGAGTAAGGGGGCCCTGCTGGGCTTTTGCTGAAAATTTCCCTTTTAACAGAAATAGCATCAGGGGACTGGGTGAGTAGATCTGAAGAGGTCTGGGTGCCTCTGACCAGGTTAATTCGAGCCCTTGCGTAACAGCTGTCACTGCTGTTCCTGTATTCaacagctggggcaggaggtgtgtCCCGCTGGACTCATTCATACTCTCTACCTTCCTAGGGGCAGGattctcctcctcctgcgcttGTTGGCTGATTATGTGCCTGGAGTTGGCTTTGTCACGCGTAAGTGGGCCCCACTGCTATATTCCCTTTTCTGTTGGGTGGAGAAAAATCAGAGGAGTGGGGCAGAACATTTGTCAATTGGTTTCCAACCTGAGGAAGGAATTGGGACATCCCTAAATGGTTAGCACTGGTGTACCCTGTATTgatgctttctgtgttttcaacTGGAAGAGGAAAGGATGATTTACTTCCTGGCTATTAGGGACCTGTGCTCAACCACAGTGGTAAAACTCCCTATTCCCGGTCTCCTGGGCTGCCTTTCTGCACCTCAGCTGGTTCAccagagctctgctttgcagcCCCGGTTTCTGAACTGTTTTCCTTGATGCCTCTTCTGCAGTGCCAGCATGAGGGATAAACAGttgcccagccaggagctgatTCTAAACCAAAGGGCTGAACCAGGTCTATCTTCTAGTCCTTCACCAGTGGATCCCTTTATTATGGGACAGAATTTCACCTCATCCTCTTCCCTGCTGAAGTGAAACCTTTCCTGGAGCGGTTCATGGCAGTGATATGGCATTAGATTAGCCTGGCATTGTGGGACTGTCCTTTCTTTGGGGAGGTCACAAAGCTGGCTAGCTCAGGAGCCGCTTCTTCCAGTTAGTGATTTTGGAGAGGCTTTGGAGCCTGCATTACGCCATGTGCCACATAAGCATTTTCAGTCTACAGCGGTTGCTTCTGTGTCTGCACCTGCTTGTTATTGCTGAGTTGTGTCCCTCTCTTCTGTGCCGCCGCAGTGTCCTCCTGACTCGCTGCATGCAGGTTTTCCCCTTGCACATTGTAGACCCCACTTCCCACTGGAGCTTGGACATGTCAGCTCTGAGCGAGTGGTGTCCCACACCGTGGCTGTGCTGACTGTGTTTCACACCCCACTTGGTCCTGCTCTAATCTCTGTCACCCCATCCCAAAGTTGTCTCCCATCTTGGCAAAAGTAACCGTTCTATTCTTGGGTTCATCTGAGTTGTGTAACTGgagatttggggttgtttggtATCATAATGAGGAGGGGGGCATCTGCCCCGTATGCATACAGCTTCAAGTTCTTGCCTTGCCATGTGTGTGATCCCTCTGTTCTCTTGTTTCAGGGCCACTGATGGATTACTTGCCTGCTTGGCAGAAAATCTATTTCTATAACTGGGGCTGATGAGAAGAAGATGATTATTCTCTGCTAAGATCATGGCTGGACGTTTCTAAGGAGGGCAAGCAGGCTGGGGGAGGGATGTTGATAATGTCTAATTTTCAGTTAAACCGTCAATGAGAAACTCCTGTTctgcagggtggggagagggtggatgtaattcttttttaatggtgGACATTACCGTTATGTGAATGATGGACACTACGTGTGCGGAGAGACCCTGACTGCCTCTTTCTCTGGACCATTCTGTGGCTGCAGCGGTGGTGATGGgacaacctctttttttttttttttttaagcacttgatttttctcctgtttttacaGCTGCCAGTGTAGTGTTTTTTGGAGAGCATTGTCTCCCACCTCATGGCGCTGAGATTGACCTGCGGCCTGCTCATGTTGGCCGTGCCTGGCCGATCTGCTTGGAGCGGGCATGTCTGTCAAATAAACTGACTGAACGGAAAGAACTGAGCTGAAGGACCTCTCTTCCCCTGTTTGCATGGGCTCCCCTTTTATCTGGTTGTCAGCAGGTCTCTCTCTATCAGAAAGAGCAGCTTTTGCAGGTGCCCAGCCTGGGGTATGCTGTCACTTAGAAGCCGTTTGCTCTGGCCTGTGTCAGGCAGGGCTCCGCGCATTGCTGAGCTGGTGACTGTGGTCTCTGTAACTCCAGGTGCCTGGTTCAGTCCCCGGTTTCCCGGGGTTCCCCTGGGGCATGGAGAGCGGCAGTTGGCAGGCTGCTCTCCTAGCACCTACTGTGTGCTAAAAGAGTTTGCGGAATGGCTGCCAGCCAGCGCGCGGGGGGGCTTGGCCaagggcagaggagaaatgaAGAGTTCAATTCAGCAAATACTGCGCTGCCACACTTAATAAAGGGCGCAGGAGGGGCCTGGATAGCCATGGCCATCTTTTTATATCTGCTCCGCTAAGTGGTGGACAGTTTGAGGCATCAGTCTGCTCGGTGAGCTGCTGTGGAGGCTCCCTGGGCCAGGACAAAGGGGTAGCCAGCTGGTGGCGCTGGATTGCTCCACAGGCGGCTGCCAGCCCTGTGCAGAGCTTGGGAGCTGGAAACGGCCGGGTGCCTTGGCCTcaagggggtgacagggacattCCTACCAGAACCATCCTTGAGGCacgctggggctgcaggggtcgCAGCTCTTGCCTCAGCACCTGAAACGGGATGTACCCCCGCCTCTAATGGGCCGCTACAGTTGAGGACCACAGGGCTCCGTCAGCACGTGGGGTCTGTGTGGCCACCTCAGCGTTACAAACCCTGTACCGCAGCAGCGTGGAAAAGCCACGAGCAAGGGACTGTGCTCCCTTCCTTTGGGCTTTTGGCAGAGGAAGATACTGAAGACGGCAAAGCCTGGAAAGCGCTGGGGGGGTTcactcctggggacagggaggtaTGGAGATGAAGGAGTTTGCTcttggagagggggagagggagagggaggtgaaGGGTGGTGGTGAGGGACAAGGAAGCAGCCCTGGAGCTGTGGCTGCATGGAGGGATGTGCAGCTGCGCAAGACAGGCTGGGAGTAGCTAGCGTGGCCTGGGCAGGACCAGGCAGCCCAGAACCAGAAGCTCATGTACTGGAGCGGGTAGGCAGCAACATctcggggaggggtgggggggggcctgCCTCCTGCCCAACCCAGCTGGTGTCCTGGAGCCATTGGGGTGGCTCCTCTGTGACCTCGCTGTGGAGCTGGAATCGGGGTGCGCCATGAGgtgctggctcctgctgctcGCCCTGCTACTGGGGGCTGCCCTCCCGCCGCGCCAGAGGTGATGgcatttccctcctcctcctccctgccctggtACTTGCAGAGGGAGCCCAGGGCCACTGGTCTGGCACTTGTGGCACCAAGCCCTCAAGAACTGGGTGAAGACAAGCAGGGTGGGGGCAAGTACTGGAGGGTCTCAGCTCACTCCTGTCCCTGGTTTTCTGCCGCAGGGTCAGCTACTCAGTCCCTGAGGACTTCTCTGCTCCCCTGGAGCTCCCACAGCAGCACTTTGGCTTGGTGGATGGTACAGTGCTCTCCTTGCCCCTCCAAAACCCCTTTCCATGCACTCACCCACTCCAGGTGGGCGGTTGTCCCCAGCCCCATGAGCTGGGGGACAAGGCTGAGCCCAGCCTCTGCCTGCAGATTACGGCATCAAGCCCAAGCAGCCTCGCCTAAGAACCCGTGTGGCCTGGGagcagccggtggggctgcgcaGAGCTGGGAAAAGCAAGCGTGATGAGCTTGACTTGCTGGAGTACTACTATGATGCCCATCTGTGAGACGGCGTGCCCCTGTGCCCACCACAGCCTGgtctcggggacccccccccatctgccctctgctgctgcaggacagtGTAGGTGTGGGGTGTACAaattgggggaggaagggggggtaaggatataaggaaaaaatatttgctgtgatCAGTGGTCCAGTTAAGCACCGAAGCAGGGGTCTAGAGGAGATGCTGGCTCTCCAGCCCTGGAGACTTACACCTGGCCCTGCTTTGGGTGGGGGCTGGGGCGGATGACCACCAGCAGTCTCTTCTGATCATCATACCATGATGTCTGGCCTCCAGACCTTGCAACTGGGGCTCTCGGACCAAACCTGAGACGCTCCATCTCCTCTTGGCGTCCCAAGGAAAGGAACATGCCATGGCCCAAACCCACTGCAGTGGGACACAAACAGCACAGCAGCCCTGCTCCATGAACCATCATATTTAATAGTTGTTGCCATCACAGCAGATCCAGCTGAAGCACAGAGACCGCTGGCTGCAGGGACTGGGAGGGCTATTCTTCCTCCCCAGTGCGGCACACAGCTCCCTGCAGGATTtagcccttccctgccccgctTTGGGCAGGGACCCAGCTCCGTGCAGGGGCTGAGCCGCACCACCCTGGGGTGGCCCAGCCCTGCCACTGCCTCTGTcacctgcagctggggagaggtggtgggggggaaagggcagagaaaggCTCCCCTCCCAGGGGTGTAGTTACTGCAGGGAGGTATGGgaggatttttctttctccccagggCACGGATAccagaggggagggatgggggcagaGGCAAGGGTGAGCTGTCTCAGCTCATCCTGGCACTGGCTCTGGCAGAGGAGATACTGAGGACTCCCTGTCATCTCTGCCCAGCAGCCTTGTCCCCAAGGCCTGGCAGGGAGGCGATGCCCACCCAGGACAAGCCCATCTCCCAGGCATGAGCCAGCACGTGggtcttgtttgtttgctgtagCTGCTGTGTCTTCATACTGCGAGAGTCCGACTCTGCCACTGCGTTAAAAGTCACCCCAGAGGGATGTGACGGGAAGCTGGGCCATGGTCACAAGGAGGAGATGCTGtcaccccagcctgcagcaggaaaGGGCCCGAGGACGCTGCTGCCCGCCCCTccgctgctcccaggcagggcaCCCAGCGGGTGCTTCTCCAATAGAATAAACTAAGAGTATTTTGTACAATAAACACAATTTGTCCAGCCCtcccccctcccgtcccccccagcccgAGGAAGGGGAGTCACGAAAAGAGGCGGCGCTCCGTGCCCCGGGGAGCCCTGCCCCgggccccctcctcctccaggctcAAAGCAGCTCTTGTCCATGCACGACACGGGGAAGGGGCGAGACCgcagccctggctgtgcaggAGGTGCCTCTGCCAGCCCCTACTCCAGGTAGATGTCCTCCGTGGGGCACGTGTACTCCACATACTCCTTGTAGAATTGCTGAAAAGCCCTCCTGCAACACAGCACCAGGCAAAGCTGAGCAGCATCCTCCCCGCGAGGCATTTACAGCGCCCCGCTTCCCTTCTCACCCTCGCTCCCTATCCTGTGGCCAGTTTGACCCTCCCACCCTGTAGCCCCTGGCCCATCCTGCATCAGCACATCAGAGCCGCAGCGACTCTTGCTCTGATCCCCTGCACAGCGCATGACTTCCAGCCATCTGCCTGCAAAGCCTTGCACTGGGACTTGTTCCAGTGCTGTCAGGAATAGGCTGCCCATAGCCCTGTCAGCCCTGGCTCTCGCCCCAAGCCTCTCACTTGAGGGAAGAGGTGCCAGCTTGGGGCCATGTCCAAGCCCCACACCTATGGGGAGATGGCAGGATTCAGCCTGACcgcctccttcctcctgcccttcgGGAGCAAgcgcctccctccctgcccagccaggacTCACCCTACAGACTCTGCCAGCGGCTTCGTGGACTCCTCTGAGACGAAGACATGACAGGCAAATCTGTGGTCAGCAGGGTGCTTGGTGATGAACCCAAAATATCTGAGGGCAGAGAGAGCGGGTGAGACTGGACTGTCAGACAAGCAGGCACAGGTACCCCAGCATCTCCTTGGGCACAGGGGTTTGGGACATGCACCCCTACCAAAACCCAGTGGCCACCAGCTCCCGCAGCCCGTGCCCAGAGCTGGGATGTAATTCCCATCCAAAGGCTGCAGTGCAGGGCTTACAGGGGAAGAggagcccttcccagccccagccatgACACCCtcagggagcagggaggcagcaaagccctctctGCCCGGTGCTGAGAGCCACTCCGCACCTCCTTACTACTCACTTGTTGTTCTTTGGATGGTACCCacaaaaggaaatgttcttcagctggaaaaaatggCTACACTTGTTTAcctgtgggagagagagagagaagaactGTCAAAGCTTTCCTCCCCACCACTCCTATGGGGCAGCCAGACTCTGGCCCCTGGAAAGGCATGCGTGGACTCAGCAATGAAATAAACTGCAACCTGAtcctgggctgtccccagcagcagttTCAGGGCAGCCCCAAGCACCTGCACACAGGGCGatcttccaggcagccctgctggcTCCCACCCCGGCTGCCTCTacttccagcagctcctgggggttTCCCTGGAGGCCCTGGACTaggctgtgctggggcttggGTCAGTGCTGCTCTTTGCCCAGCGCACACAGCCCTCTTCCCTGGCTGAAAAGGCTCTCAGAAATACCAGCAGATAGAAGGTGTATGGATAACTTAGAACTAAGTCATTCAAGCCTGGGCGTTCAAAAGGTCCCAGCCAGAAACAAGAATTTATTTACACAAGTTCAAAGAGCAACCACGCTGATGGCTCCCTATAGATATAGGTAAGGCTTGTAGAAAcccaagcccagctccctggCACAGCACCCATGGCCATGAACTACTCCAACCCCTCAGCTGTGGGAGAGGTTTCCCAAAGGCTTGCTGCAAAGCCCTCGCTTGCCTCTGCTCAGCATCTCCCCGTGCTTTGCTAGGCTACTTATGCAGAACGCTAATCACCAGCCTGCCACAGCTAGCTAAAGAGATTACAGGGCAGATCTGGAGGACACCACTCAAAATAGTAGCAGAAAGGTTTAGGAGCAGCTGACAGATTACTGGTACGGCTCAGCTTGCAGCATCACAGCACAGCGATGTGTTTGGCAACTGCAAGGCCATCGGCCGGCAATACGGCCCAAAGCTGGGAGCCCGTGGGGCACAAGGGACCCTAAGGTGGGTCTTCAACCCCAGTGATGGTGTTTCTCACACCCTTAGACAGGTGGAGATCCTCCATTTTCATATGCAAACAGGACCTGAAGCACAAGGGGCACGagccagcagccagggaagggCCAAGAAAAGCAGGGAGTGGGCCACTACCTTGCTGTGCTCCTTGGAGTCATCACCTTTCACAGCAATCTTGACCCCACGCACGCTGATCTCCAGGACGCAGCTGGAGGGTGGGTTAAAGTGCACAGTGAGGCGGCGCGTGGTGGCAATCTGAGGGGGAAAACGACAGAGACAAAGTCTTGGCACTTGTGAATAGTGATGGTGGCtcaccctttcccttcccttccccactgaGGCTCTGCCCTGGTGCCAGGAGGAACAGGCGCTCTTACTCCCAGGTTTGGGGTGGGACGCTACCTTCTGCATGGCCGCGCACAGAACGTCGTTGCCCTTGTGATAGGGAACCTGCACTGAGCCGAGGAACTTCACCCGAAACTGGTCCACCCAGTCACTGCTCTTGGCCAGAGCTGGAAGAGAGAGCACACAGCAGGGATCATCTCCAATGACCGGGAACATAGGCTGAGATCCACCTCGCTGCTTCATATTACCACCCCTGTGTGTTTTCCTGCCCAGGGGAAAACTTCCCACTGCACCAGGTACCATCTCCTGGCACCCCACCAGGAGCTGCCCATTGCTCCCTGCCAGGCGCCCAGTTTagtcctccctccttccccctgctcaGCATCAGGCTCTTCTCATCAGAGAGGAGGTGGACACAAGATGGGGGACATCAGTAGGCCGCGTGCATAGGTTTGGTACCTGTTACGTGGTCTGGGTCCTTGGTGACTTCGATAGCGTAGTAGGCAGGAAAAATGCCCCGGTCGCCCGTCCGCATGTTGT
Encoded here:
- the FREY1 gene encoding protein Frey 1; amino-acid sequence: MRCWLLLLALLLGAALPPRQRVSYSVPEDFSAPLELPQQHFGLVDDYGIKPKQPRLRTRVAWEQPVGLRRAGKSKRDELDLLEYYYDAHL